A DNA window from Pseudodesulfovibrio thermohalotolerans contains the following coding sequences:
- a CDS encoding TRAP transporter substrate-binding protein → MFNTNTIKRGIIFACLLLLVTGCKLGRHSDSDVIKIRLAHPMAPGNNVTLGYEKFAELVNKKSGGKIVVEVYGSSMLGSDRVAMESVQRGSLEMASSSSPNMANFSPYFMIFDLPYITDIKYQQKIYDALDNGSLGSFFDRLAEEINLKPIMFSEYGYRNFVTTGQPISSVDTLKKLKVRVTASPVEIEVAKALGMSPTPIAWGETYTAMQQGTVDAEGNTFSLLSDSKHDEVIRYAVDSRHNYSMHILMVNKDYWKALPVEAKKIIKEAADEALIYQRSITAALEKKAEQKFLDEGIKIHKLTPEELAEYKARTRPVWDLFTAKIPAELFTMVQEIQQ, encoded by the coding sequence GTGTTTAACACTAACACAATCAAACGGGGAATCATCTTCGCCTGTCTCCTGCTCCTCGTAACCGGGTGTAAGCTGGGCAGACACAGCGACAGCGACGTCATCAAAATCCGTCTGGCCCACCCCATGGCCCCGGGGAACAACGTCACGCTCGGCTACGAGAAATTTGCGGAATTGGTTAACAAAAAATCCGGCGGCAAGATCGTTGTCGAAGTTTACGGCAGCAGCATGTTGGGCAGCGACCGCGTGGCCATGGAGTCCGTGCAGCGCGGCTCGCTGGAGATGGCTTCCAGCTCCTCGCCGAACATGGCCAACTTCTCGCCCTATTTCATGATCTTCGACCTGCCCTACATCACGGACATCAAGTACCAGCAGAAGATTTACGACGCCCTGGACAACGGTTCCCTGGGCTCCTTCTTCGACAGGCTCGCCGAAGAAATCAACCTCAAGCCGATCATGTTCAGCGAATACGGCTACCGCAACTTCGTGACCACCGGCCAGCCTATTTCCTCGGTCGACACCCTCAAGAAACTCAAGGTCCGCGTCACGGCTTCTCCGGTTGAAATCGAAGTCGCCAAGGCGCTCGGCATGAGCCCGACCCCCATCGCCTGGGGCGAAACATACACCGCCATGCAGCAGGGCACCGTCGACGCCGAGGGCAACACCTTCTCGCTCCTGAGCGACTCCAAGCATGACGAGGTCATCCGTTATGCCGTCGACTCCCGCCACAACTATTCCATGCATATTCTCATGGTGAACAAGGACTATTGGAAAGCGCTTCCCGTCGAGGCCAAGAAAATCATCAAGGAAGCCGCCGACGAGGCTCTCATCTACCAGCGCTCCATCACGGCCGCGCTCGAAAAGAAGGCGGAACAGAAGTTCCTCGACGAAGGGATCAAGATCCACAAGCTCACTCCCGAGGAGCTGGCCGAATACAAGGCCAGAACCCGTCCTGTCTGGGATCTGTTTACCGCGAAGATTCCCGCCGAACTTTTCACCATGGTCCAGGAAATCCAGCAGTAG
- a CDS encoding Fic family protein, whose amino-acid sequence MKRELQGRYVTISTVGEKAQAFVPAPLPPRPPIDWTPELRSKFDQALLALGRLDSVSTPLPDTSLFLYMYVRKEAVLSSMIEGTQSSLSDLLLFELDQEPGVPLDDVREVSNYVAALDHGLRLLEEGLPLSLRLFREIHGVLLTKGRGSNQTPGEFRRSQNWIGGTRPGNAAFVPPPAEEVLECMSKLELFLHDQPEPTPVLLKAALAHVQFETIHPFLDGNGRLGRLLIALLLCEQKVLREPMLYLSLYFKTHRQYYYELLNNVRMTGDWEAWLDFFSEAVIVTATQAVETAQQLLDLSNQDRDKISGLGRAAASTLQIHRALMEHPIATSGSLVEKTGITPTTVNKALGHLEQLGIVKELTAQKRNRLFSYAGYIEIMSRGTELPGR is encoded by the coding sequence ATGAAGCGAGAACTCCAAGGCAGATACGTGACCATATCGACGGTGGGTGAGAAGGCCCAGGCCTTCGTGCCCGCGCCGCTGCCGCCACGTCCACCCATCGACTGGACGCCGGAGCTGCGCAGCAAGTTCGACCAGGCGTTGCTCGCGCTCGGGCGGCTGGATAGCGTTTCGACCCCGCTGCCGGACACCTCGCTGTTCCTCTACATGTATGTTCGCAAGGAAGCGGTGCTTTCTTCCATGATTGAGGGAACCCAGTCGTCGCTGTCCGACCTGCTGCTGTTCGAGCTGGATCAGGAACCCGGCGTGCCGCTGGATGACGTGCGGGAGGTCAGCAACTATGTTGCGGCCCTTGACCATGGTCTGCGCCTGCTGGAGGAGGGGCTGCCACTGTCGCTGCGGCTGTTCCGCGAGATTCATGGTGTGCTGCTGACCAAGGGGCGTGGCAGCAATCAGACCCCGGGGGAGTTTCGTCGCAGCCAGAACTGGATCGGCGGCACCCGGCCGGGCAATGCGGCTTTCGTTCCGCCTCCGGCCGAAGAGGTACTGGAGTGCATGAGCAAGCTGGAGCTCTTCCTCCATGACCAGCCGGAGCCGACCCCGGTGCTGCTCAAGGCGGCGCTGGCCCATGTGCAGTTCGAGACGATCCACCCGTTTCTGGACGGTAACGGCCGTCTCGGTCGTCTGCTGATTGCGCTGCTTTTGTGCGAGCAGAAGGTGCTGCGGGAGCCGATGCTCTACCTCAGCCTCTATTTCAAAACACATCGCCAGTACTACTACGAGCTGCTCAACAACGTGCGTATGACAGGTGACTGGGAAGCCTGGCTCGACTTCTTCTCCGAGGCGGTGATCGTCACCGCCACCCAGGCGGTGGAAACGGCGCAGCAACTTCTCGACCTTTCGAACCAGGACCGCGACAAGATCAGCGGTCTCGGCCGGGCGGCTGCATCCACGCTGCAGATTCACCGGGCGCTGATGGAGCATCCCATCGCCACCTCAGGCTCGCTGGTGGAGAAAACCGGCATCACCCCAACGACCGTCAACAAGGCGCTCGGTCATCTGGAGCAGCTCGGCATCGTCAAGGAGTTGACCGCCCAGAAACGCAACCGCCTGTTCAGCTATGCGGGCTATATCGAGATCATGAGTCGCGGCACGGAACTGCCGGGCAGGTAG
- a CDS encoding TRAP transporter large permease, with amino-acid sequence MPTSQATVEASKGGLLGWLNENIEKPFLFAGLLAIILIITFQTFYRYVITQFTDGAGSAVWTEELARFIFIWISYLAASIAIKNRENIRVDFVYDRLPAKWQPTFWIVNDLCYLVLGVVVLVMGTDLVRFQIRFPQIAPALQIPYYLPYLILPIGFGLMSLRLVQDIWKEIKSAGIKSGIFAVAITAAIFAPVLFGIDLASTTILFGYFAIFLVVGVPIGISLGLASLVTLVGSGTLPVDYIAQVSFTSIDSFPIMAIPFFIAAGIFMGSGGLSTRLLTLADEMLGSLPGGMALATIATCMFFAAISGSGPATVAAIGSLTIPAMIERGYDKFFACAIVAAAGAIGVMIPPSNPFVIYGVASQSSIGKLFIAGVIPGLLTGLVLMSFSYWYSKKKGWMGEAKERSPKSIAKAFWDAKLALMVPVIVLGGIYGGLMTPTEAAAVAAFYGLFVGLFVYKGLNMSNIVGAFMEVCSTSAIVIILMAMATVFGYVMTVEQVPAKIAAFILGVTENKILILLLINVLLLIIGTFMEALAAIVILVPILLPIVTKVGVDPVHFGIIMVVNLAIGFATPPVGVNLFVASSVAKVKLAEVSKQILPILGLMILVLLAVTYIPELSLMFIGD; translated from the coding sequence ATGCCGACATCTCAAGCCACCGTGGAAGCGAGCAAGGGCGGACTTCTCGGATGGCTCAACGAAAATATCGAGAAGCCCTTTCTGTTCGCCGGGCTTCTGGCCATCATTCTGATAATCACGTTCCAGACCTTCTACCGCTACGTCATCACCCAGTTCACCGACGGTGCCGGCTCCGCCGTCTGGACCGAGGAGCTCGCCCGGTTCATATTCATCTGGATATCCTACCTGGCGGCGTCCATCGCCATCAAGAACCGTGAAAATATTCGCGTGGACTTCGTCTACGACAGGCTGCCCGCCAAATGGCAACCTACGTTCTGGATCGTCAACGATCTCTGTTATTTGGTCCTGGGCGTTGTGGTCCTCGTCATGGGCACCGACCTCGTCCGGTTCCAGATCCGCTTCCCGCAGATCGCCCCGGCGCTCCAGATTCCATATTATCTCCCCTATTTGATCCTGCCCATCGGCTTCGGTCTGATGAGCCTCAGGCTGGTGCAGGACATCTGGAAGGAAATCAAATCGGCGGGCATCAAGTCCGGCATCTTCGCCGTTGCAATTACCGCAGCCATCTTCGCCCCGGTCCTGTTCGGCATCGACCTGGCCTCCACCACCATTCTCTTCGGCTACTTCGCCATCTTCCTGGTGGTCGGCGTGCCCATCGGCATCAGCCTCGGCCTGGCCTCGCTCGTTACCCTGGTCGGATCCGGCACCCTGCCCGTGGACTACATCGCGCAGGTCTCCTTCACCTCCATCGATTCCTTCCCCATCATGGCGATCCCGTTCTTCATCGCGGCGGGCATCTTCATGGGATCGGGCGGCCTGTCCACCAGGCTGCTGACGCTGGCCGACGAAATGCTCGGCTCACTGCCCGGCGGCATGGCCCTGGCCACCATCGCGACCTGCATGTTCTTCGCGGCCATCTCCGGCTCCGGCCCCGCAACCGTTGCCGCCATCGGCTCCCTGACCATTCCGGCCATGATCGAACGCGGCTACGACAAGTTCTTCGCCTGCGCCATCGTCGCCGCCGCAGGAGCCATCGGCGTGATGATCCCGCCCTCCAACCCGTTCGTCATCTACGGCGTCGCCTCCCAGAGCTCCATCGGCAAGCTCTTCATCGCGGGCGTCATCCCCGGCCTCCTGACGGGCCTGGTCCTGATGTCCTTCAGCTACTGGTATTCCAAAAAGAAGGGCTGGATGGGCGAAGCCAAGGAACGTTCCCCCAAGTCCATCGCCAAGGCCTTCTGGGATGCGAAACTCGCTCTGATGGTTCCGGTCATCGTCCTCGGCGGCATTTACGGCGGCCTGATGACTCCCACCGAAGCCGCGGCCGTGGCTGCCTTCTACGGTCTCTTTGTCGGCCTGTTCGTGTACAAGGGATTGAACATGAGCAACATCGTCGGCGCCTTCATGGAAGTCTGCTCGACTTCGGCGATCGTCATCATCCTCATGGCCATGGCCACCGTGTTCGGCTACGTCATGACCGTCGAGCAGGTGCCCGCCAAAATCGCGGCCTTCATCCTGGGCGTCACCGAGAACAAGATTCTCATCCTGCTGCTCATCAACGTCCTGCTGCTCATCATCGGCACCTTCATGGAGGCTCTGGCCGCCATCGTCATCCTGGTCCCGATCCTGCTGCCCATCGTCACCAAGGTCGGCGTCGATCCGGTGCACTTCGGCATCATCATGGTCGTCAACCTCGCCATCGGCTTTGCGACACCGCCCGTCGGCGTCAACCTGTTCGTGGCCTCCAGCGTCGCCAAGGTGAAACTGGCGGAGGTATCCAAGCAGATTCTCCCGATCCTCGGCCTGATGATCCTCGTCCTGCTCGCCGTGACCTACATCCCCGAACTCTCGTTGATGTTCATCGGCGACTGA
- a CDS encoding sulfite exporter TauE/SafE family protein, with protein sequence MSEIAYFCAAWFVAGAVNNLAGFGAAMVAIPLVTIFLPMETAVVSAMPIIVMLNIQMAWAYRRHIPWPAMPYVLAGGVAGVAAGLALMRAMPDEWLRLAMGVFLVIYGLDSLFRRRVIARGRAYDRWGAVAGFFSTMLGALFSFNGPPLAVYVSMGDWEQKTAKGLLGVCFILSGVTILGGQIAAGLETWETLRYSALGAPAVLAGGGLGILASRFASQAVYRGIMLAVIMAAGLSVVYSSI encoded by the coding sequence ATGTCTGAAATAGCTTATTTTTGCGCGGCCTGGTTCGTCGCAGGCGCGGTCAACAACCTCGCCGGATTCGGCGCGGCCATGGTGGCGATCCCTCTCGTTACCATCTTTTTGCCCATGGAAACAGCGGTGGTCAGCGCGATGCCGATCATCGTCATGCTCAACATACAGATGGCGTGGGCGTATCGGCGGCATATCCCCTGGCCCGCCATGCCTTACGTGCTGGCGGGCGGCGTCGCCGGGGTTGCGGCCGGGCTCGCCCTCATGCGGGCCATGCCCGACGAGTGGCTTCGGCTGGCCATGGGCGTGTTTCTCGTGATCTACGGTCTGGACTCGCTGTTTCGCCGCCGCGTGATCGCCCGGGGGCGGGCGTATGACCGCTGGGGAGCCGTGGCGGGCTTCTTCTCGACCATGCTCGGCGCGCTGTTCAGCTTCAACGGCCCGCCGCTGGCGGTGTATGTCTCCATGGGCGATTGGGAGCAGAAGACGGCCAAGGGGCTGTTGGGGGTCTGCTTCATCCTTTCCGGCGTCACCATTCTGGGCGGGCAGATAGCGGCGGGACTTGAGACCTGGGAGACCCTGCGTTATTCCGCATTGGGAGCGCCCGCCGTCCTGGCGGGCGGCGGCCTGGGGATTTTGGCGTCACGTTTCGCTTCCCAGGCGGTGTACCGCGGTATTATGCTGGCGGTGATAATGGCTGCCGGGCTGTCGGTGGTCTACTCCAGCATCTGA
- the hpsG gene encoding (2S)-3-sulfopropanediol dehydratase encodes MLNVNCCEVMTPQERRLQDRIEGKEDKYRKTHARVFKILDRIENQKPQIDVERALYFTQSMEKTEGEPLILRWAKAMEHVAANITVYIDDDQLLAGRAGYQGRYGILYPELDGDFLDMAVEELPKRKGSPFSITEKDARIVVEQIAPYWKGKTYHEALNIALPEEIHKLTYDDPDGLQSRFIVNETSSFRSSLQWVHDYEKILKRGFGGIRDEAQEHLDALDPLSPVDNAEKKPFYEAIVRVCNAVILWANRHADLAEKMAAEESDPTRKAELETMAANCRRVPEFPARNFHEAVQSQWITQMFSRIEQKTGTIISNGRMDQYFYPYYQQDVEAGILSDEKAIELIECMYVGMAQFIDLYISPQGGAFNEGYAHWEAVTVGGQTREGVDATNELSYLFLRSKREFPHHYPDLAARIHARSPERFLAEIAETIKEGSGFPKLINDEEVIPLHLSKGAKFEEIFDYAVSGCAEIRMPNRDTYTSGNAYINFAAALEMTMYNGRMQKHGDELLTFESGDPTSFKTWDEFFDAYKAQQVYFLKTAFTQQYHVINNRKNHFATPFGSAMHDLCMKHAVDLHQPHVPEGIDLGYFEFMGIGTVVDSLSAIKKLVFEDKKLTMEEVLEACRNNFEGKEDVRAMLQNVPCFGNNDPYADSIARELDHICVDFANKYQQELGVHLDVRYVPFTSHVPFGRVVSATPNGRQAWTPLSDGSSASHGADKNGPTAVMLSNYTTKNFNYRERAARLVNIKFTPKCVEGPEGTKKLVDFIRTFCDLRLWHIQFNVINAETLKAAQREPEKYRNLIVRIAGYSAYFCDLSKDLQDDLIRRTAHETL; translated from the coding sequence ATGTTGAATGTGAACTGCTGCGAGGTCATGACCCCGCAAGAACGGCGCCTGCAGGATCGTATTGAGGGCAAAGAGGACAAGTATCGCAAGACTCACGCCCGTGTCTTCAAGATTCTTGACCGCATTGAAAACCAGAAGCCGCAGATCGACGTCGAGCGTGCCCTGTACTTCACCCAGTCCATGGAGAAGACCGAAGGCGAACCGCTGATTCTCCGCTGGGCCAAGGCCATGGAGCATGTCGCCGCGAATATCACCGTCTACATCGATGACGATCAGTTGCTGGCAGGCCGCGCCGGTTACCAGGGCCGCTACGGCATCCTGTACCCCGAGCTGGACGGCGACTTCCTCGACATGGCCGTCGAAGAGCTGCCCAAGCGCAAGGGCTCCCCGTTCTCCATCACCGAGAAGGACGCCCGCATCGTCGTCGAGCAGATCGCTCCCTACTGGAAGGGCAAGACCTACCACGAAGCCTTGAACATCGCGCTGCCCGAAGAAATTCACAAGTTGACCTACGATGATCCCGATGGCCTGCAGTCCCGCTTCATCGTCAACGAGACCTCTTCCTTCCGTTCCTCCCTGCAGTGGGTGCACGACTACGAGAAGATCCTGAAGCGCGGTTTCGGCGGCATCCGCGACGAGGCCCAGGAGCACCTGGATGCCTTGGATCCGCTGTCCCCCGTTGACAACGCCGAGAAGAAGCCCTTCTACGAAGCCATTGTCCGCGTCTGCAACGCCGTCATCCTGTGGGCCAACCGTCACGCCGATCTGGCCGAGAAGATGGCTGCCGAAGAGTCCGACCCGACCCGCAAGGCCGAGCTGGAGACCATGGCCGCCAACTGCCGCCGCGTGCCCGAATTCCCGGCCCGCAACTTCCACGAGGCAGTTCAGTCCCAGTGGATCACCCAGATGTTCTCCCGCATCGAGCAGAAGACCGGCACCATCATCTCCAACGGCCGCATGGACCAGTACTTCTACCCCTACTACCAGCAGGACGTCGAAGCCGGCATCCTGAGCGACGAAAAGGCCATTGAGCTGATCGAGTGCATGTACGTCGGCATGGCCCAGTTCATCGACCTCTACATCTCCCCCCAAGGCGGCGCTTTCAACGAAGGTTACGCCCACTGGGAAGCCGTCACCGTCGGCGGCCAGACCAGGGAAGGCGTCGACGCCACCAACGAGCTGTCGTACCTGTTCCTGCGGTCCAAGCGCGAGTTCCCGCATCACTACCCGGACCTCGCCGCCCGTATTCATGCCCGGTCCCCCGAGCGTTTCCTCGCCGAAATCGCCGAGACCATCAAGGAAGGCTCCGGTTTCCCGAAGCTCATCAACGATGAAGAGGTCATCCCGCTGCACCTGTCCAAGGGCGCCAAGTTCGAGGAGATCTTTGACTACGCCGTGTCCGGCTGCGCCGAGATCCGTATGCCGAACCGCGACACCTACACCTCGGGCAACGCCTACATCAACTTCGCTGCCGCTCTGGAAATGACCATGTACAATGGCCGGATGCAGAAGCACGGCGATGAGCTGCTGACCTTCGAAAGCGGCGATCCGACCTCCTTCAAGACCTGGGATGAGTTCTTCGACGCCTACAAGGCGCAGCAGGTCTACTTCCTGAAGACCGCCTTCACCCAGCAGTACCATGTCATCAACAACCGCAAAAACCACTTCGCGACTCCGTTCGGTTCCGCCATGCACGACCTGTGCATGAAGCACGCCGTGGACCTTCACCAGCCGCACGTGCCGGAAGGCATCGACCTCGGCTATTTCGAGTTCATGGGCATCGGTACCGTTGTCGACTCCCTGTCCGCCATCAAGAAGCTGGTCTTCGAGGACAAGAAGCTGACCATGGAAGAAGTGCTGGAGGCCTGCCGCAACAACTTCGAGGGCAAGGAAGACGTCCGCGCCATGCTGCAGAACGTACCTTGCTTCGGCAACAACGACCCCTACGCCGATTCCATCGCCAGGGAGCTGGACCACATCTGCGTGGACTTCGCCAACAAGTACCAGCAGGAGCTGGGCGTGCATCTGGACGTCCGCTACGTGCCGTTCACTTCCCACGTTCCCTTCGGCAGAGTCGTTTCCGCGACCCCGAATGGACGTCAGGCCTGGACTCCGCTGTCCGACGGCTCCTCCGCCTCCCACGGTGCGGACAAGAACGGCCCGACCGCTGTCATGTTGTCCAACTACACCACCAAGAACTTCAACTACCGTGAGCGCGCCGCGCGCCTGGTGAACATCAAGTTCACTCCGAAGTGCGTCGAGGGCCCCGAGGGCACCAAGAAGCTCGTGGACTTCATCCGCACCTTCTGCGACCTGCGCCTGTGGCACATCCAGTTCAACGTAATCAACGCCGAGACCCTGAAGGCCGCACAGCGGGAACCGGAGAAGTATCGTAACCTGATCGTCCGTATCGCCGGTTACTCCGCATACTTCTGCGACCTGTCCAAGGACCTGCAGGACGACCTGATTCGCCGGACCGCTCACGAGACCCTCTAG
- a CDS encoding ISL3 family transposase, with protein MSTSFIYHTFGLRGYDYVRQDFIAGNIILKVQPQDELIRCPCCHSRNIIRHGFAERWVQTVPIGFKPVWLVIPVQRVGCRNCGVIRLIDIQIAEPRRWYTKAFERYALALAKKMTIQDVADLLGVGWDTIKSIFKRYLFRRFSRPSLGKIKYIAIDEISVRKGQKYLTLVMDLESGAVVFVGEGRSRETLIPFWGRLKKTKAKIAAVATDMNAGYIRAVMENLPNAAIVFDRFHVVKLMNEKITQIRRQIFRELTSPLERKAVKGTRWILLKNPENLDESRDEKERLDEALRLNKPLATAYYLKEDLRQLWSQPNKATAEKVINDWIARAEASEIRPLRVMARTLATYRFGILAYYDHPISSGPIEGANNKIKTLDSVVTRLKPTKRRI; from the coding sequence ATGTCCACGAGTTTCATCTACCACACGTTCGGCCTGCGAGGCTACGACTACGTTCGGCAGGATTTCATCGCAGGCAACATCATCCTGAAAGTGCAGCCCCAGGATGAGTTGATTCGTTGCCCTTGCTGCCATTCCAGAAACATCATTCGCCACGGCTTTGCCGAAAGATGGGTTCAGACTGTGCCCATCGGTTTCAAGCCCGTCTGGCTGGTCATTCCCGTCCAACGGGTAGGATGTCGCAATTGCGGCGTCATTCGCTTGATCGACATTCAGATCGCCGAGCCCAGGCGCTGGTATACGAAAGCGTTTGAACGATATGCTCTCGCCCTGGCAAAAAAGATGACGATTCAGGATGTTGCCGACCTGCTGGGCGTTGGTTGGGACACCATCAAATCGATCTTCAAGCGTTATCTGTTTCGCCGTTTTTCAAGACCCAGCCTGGGAAAGATCAAGTATATCGCCATCGACGAAATCAGCGTCCGCAAAGGGCAAAAGTACCTCACGCTGGTCATGGACCTCGAAAGTGGCGCTGTCGTCTTTGTTGGCGAAGGACGAAGCCGAGAAACGCTGATCCCGTTTTGGGGACGTCTCAAGAAGACAAAAGCCAAGATTGCGGCTGTGGCGACGGATATGAATGCCGGCTACATCCGCGCTGTCATGGAGAACCTGCCAAATGCGGCGATCGTGTTTGACCGGTTTCATGTGGTCAAGCTGATGAATGAAAAGATCACACAGATACGCCGCCAGATCTTTCGGGAACTCACCTCTCCACTTGAAAGAAAGGCGGTCAAAGGGACTCGGTGGATTCTGCTGAAAAACCCGGAAAATTTGGATGAAAGCCGCGATGAAAAGGAGCGCTTGGATGAAGCGTTGCGGCTGAACAAACCTTTGGCGACAGCCTACTATCTGAAAGAGGATTTGCGACAACTCTGGTCCCAGCCGAACAAGGCGACGGCAGAGAAGGTCATCAACGACTGGATCGCCAGGGCCGAAGCCTCGGAGATACGCCCTTTGCGGGTCATGGCGAGGACGCTTGCCACATATCGTTTCGGCATCCTCGCTTACTACGATCACCCCATCTCATCAGGCCCAATCGAAGGGGCGAACAACAAGATCAAGACGCTAGACAGTGTCGTCACGAGATTGAAGCCCACAAAAAGACGCATCTGA
- a CDS encoding sigma-54 interaction domain-containing protein, with protein MSNEPVKRSRRIAPKNKYLISSYLCQVFDTMRDGLYITDSKGETLTVNEMYENLTGLKAEDIVGRYVKDLVQSGVFDLALNSKVVKTKKSATAVQMTSKGRKVVLMAHPIFDYDEDVELVVTFVRDIALISQLKEQVVAQKQLIDKYKQEIKQHNDSLYQPTSPAMVDLYDQIQRVARTDASILFLGETGVGKGVMAHEVHDQSSRKGQPFLKVDCTSIPENLIESELFGYAPGAFSGADSRGKPGMFEVADKGTLFLDEIGELPLSMQSKLLRVLQNSEIQRVGATKARNIDVRIIAATNRDLEEEVRQGRFRSDLFYRLHVAVLRIPPLRERGEDIHAMLHFFRKQFNAKYKRNLKLSAKAEEAMLNYRWDGNIREMENLMHSLAVTTHDERVELRHLPVRMLNGSSLQCETGRIGFDFEHAEGKDLKTIMAEIEAKYLQHAIERYGSTTRAAEKLKVNRTTIFRKLKKAGIDSDGMPS; from the coding sequence ATGAGCAACGAACCGGTGAAGCGTTCGAGACGCATCGCACCCAAGAATAAATATCTTATCTCCAGCTATCTCTGCCAGGTGTTCGACACCATGCGGGACGGGCTCTACATCACGGACAGCAAGGGCGAGACCCTGACCGTCAACGAGATGTACGAGAACCTGACCGGGCTGAAGGCGGAGGATATCGTCGGCAGGTATGTGAAGGACCTGGTTCAGAGCGGGGTCTTCGACCTTGCCCTGAACTCCAAGGTGGTGAAGACGAAAAAGTCGGCCACGGCCGTGCAGATGACCAGCAAGGGACGAAAGGTCGTGCTCATGGCCCATCCCATCTTCGACTATGACGAGGATGTGGAGCTTGTGGTCACCTTTGTCCGCGACATCGCGCTTATTTCCCAGCTCAAGGAGCAGGTGGTCGCCCAGAAGCAGCTCATCGACAAGTACAAGCAGGAAATCAAGCAGCACAACGACAGCCTGTACCAGCCGACGAGTCCCGCCATGGTCGATCTGTACGACCAGATTCAGCGGGTGGCCAGGACCGACGCCAGCATCCTGTTTCTCGGCGAGACGGGCGTGGGCAAGGGCGTCATGGCGCACGAGGTGCACGACCAGAGCAGCCGCAAGGGCCAGCCGTTTCTCAAGGTCGATTGCACGTCCATACCGGAAAATCTCATTGAATCCGAATTGTTCGGCTACGCGCCTGGCGCGTTCTCCGGGGCGGATTCCCGGGGCAAGCCCGGCATGTTCGAGGTGGCCGACAAGGGCACCCTGTTTCTCGACGAAATTGGGGAACTGCCGCTGTCCATGCAGAGCAAGCTGCTTCGCGTGCTTCAGAACAGTGAAATACAGCGCGTTGGCGCGACCAAGGCGCGCAACATCGACGTGCGTATCATCGCCGCCACCAACAGGGACCTGGAGGAAGAGGTCCGGCAGGGCCGTTTTCGTAGCGATCTGTTTTACCGGCTGCACGTCGCGGTCCTGCGGATTCCCCCGTTGCGGGAGCGGGGCGAGGATATCCACGCCATGCTTCACTTTTTCCGGAAGCAGTTCAATGCCAAGTACAAGCGGAACCTGAAGCTGTCCGCCAAGGCCGAAGAGGCCATGCTGAACTATCGCTGGGACGGCAACATCCGCGAAATGGAAAACCTCATGCACAGTCTCGCCGTGACCACGCACGACGAGCGGGTGGAGTTGCGCCATCTCCCGGTCAGGATGCTCAACGGGTCCTCGCTGCAATGCGAGACGGGCCGGATCGGTTTCGATTTCGAGCACGCCGAAGGCAAGGACCTCAAGACGATCATGGCCGAGATCGAGGCCAAGTACCTCCAGCACGCCATCGAGCGGTATGGTTCCACCACCCGGGCCGCCGAAAAGCTCAAGGTCAACAGGACCACCATCTTCCGCAAGCTCAAGAAGGCTGGAATCGATAGCGACGGTATGCCCAGTTAG
- a CDS encoding amidohydrolase family protein, whose translation MKVIDFRFRPNTPEVINGIANSAMFKDLCEAIDFHEQKPEPFDKIIEGLNKNNVVKAVITGRDCETTYASMANGNGSLLDFCTKAPEKYLGFWGIDPHKGMAAIRDLQQAVTENETICGAAIDPYLAKIYANDAKYYPVYAKCCELDIPIIMTTGTASFVPGAVIDHVAPRYIDFVARDFPELKIIMSHGGYPWVNESLIVAQRNKNVYLEFSEYELWPMASAYVEAANNLISDKIMFASAHPFIDYREQLEKYAALPFEDDVREKVMYGNAARLLGL comes from the coding sequence ATGAAGGTTATCGATTTCAGGTTCAGGCCCAATACCCCCGAAGTAATCAACGGCATCGCCAACAGCGCTATGTTCAAGGATCTGTGCGAAGCCATCGACTTCCACGAGCAGAAGCCCGAGCCGTTCGACAAGATCATCGAAGGGCTGAACAAGAATAACGTCGTCAAGGCCGTCATCACGGGACGCGACTGCGAGACCACATACGCCTCCATGGCCAACGGCAACGGCTCCCTCCTGGATTTTTGCACCAAGGCGCCCGAAAAGTACTTGGGATTCTGGGGCATTGACCCGCACAAGGGCATGGCCGCCATCCGCGACCTTCAGCAGGCCGTGACCGAAAACGAGACCATCTGCGGCGCGGCGATCGACCCGTACCTGGCCAAGATCTACGCCAACGACGCCAAATACTACCCCGTCTATGCCAAGTGCTGCGAGCTGGACATCCCCATCATCATGACCACCGGCACCGCCAGCTTCGTTCCCGGCGCGGTCATCGACCACGTAGCCCCGCGCTACATCGACTTCGTCGCCCGCGACTTCCCCGAGCTGAAGATCATCATGAGCCACGGCGGCTACCCCTGGGTCAACGAATCCCTCATCGTGGCCCAGCGCAACAAGAACGTGTATCTTGAATTTTCCGAGTACGAGCTGTGGCCCATGGCTTCCGCCTACGTCGAGGCCGCCAACAACCTCATCAGCGACAAGATCATGTTCGCCAGCGCCCACCCCTTCATCGACTACCGCGAACAGTTGGAAAAGTACGCCGCCCTGCCCTTTGAGGACGATGTCCGCGAAAAGGTCATGTACGGCAACGCCGCCAGACTCCTTGGCCTGTAA